ACGGGTGTGAATGCGGTTTTGGGGGATGCTGGCATTGATGCATCCGTGTTGGATCAGGTGCTGCATGGCACAACTGTTGCCACGAACATGATCCTTGAAAACAAAGGGGCCAAAACAGCGCTGGTGACAACGCGGGGCTTCCGTCACGTGCTGGAAATCGGGCGTCAGGATATTCCGCGTCATGCAAACCTGTTCACGTGGGTCAAGCCGCGCCGTCCGGTTCCCGCATCGCGTATCCATGAAATTGATGAGCGTATCGGCACAGGGGGCGTTGTGATGACGCCGCTGGACGAGGACTGCGTGGCAAAGGTGGCTGAAGCGATCCGCGCGCAAAATGTCGAAGCGGTCGCGGTTTGTCTGGTTCACGCATACGCAAATGCAGATCACGAAAAGCGCGTGACCGAATTGTTGCGGGCCGCTTTGCCTGACGTGGATGTCACCTGTTCCACAGATGTTTTGCCGGTCGTGCGCGAATTCGAACGCAGCCTTGCAACGGTTCTGAACGCGGGCGTCATGCCCGGCGTTTCCACCTATGTGGAGCGGCTGGAAAACCGTCTGTCCGAGGCAAACGTCGCATCACCCCTTTTGTTGATGCAATCAAACGGCGGTGTTGCAGGCACGGCGGCGATCCGCACGGCACCGGCGCTTACTGCGTTGTCCGGCCCCGCTGCCGGTGTTGTGGGCGCCTGTGACGTTGCCGGGGCCTGCGGGATCAAGGATATCATCACTGTCGATATCGGTGGCACCTCTGCTGACATCTGCCTGATACGCGATGGTGTCGTTGGCCTGACGCAATCGGGCAAGGTTGGCGATTGGCCGCTGTCCCTGCCGATGGTCGATATGGTGACAATCGGGGCAGGCGGCGGGTCTATCGCGCAGGTCGCGGATGAAACGCTTGCAGTTGGTCCCCATTCCGCCGGAGCAAGGCCAGGTCCTGCGGCCTATGGTCATGGCGGGACACAGGCGACCGTGACAGATGCGCATGTTGCACTGGGTCATTTGCCTGTCAGTTTGCTGGGCGGAGAGATGTCGCTGGATCAGGAAGCCGCGCTTAAGGTTGTGGATGACAATGTTGCCGGTCCGCTTGGGCTGGAACGCCACGATGCAGCGCGTGGTATTCTTGCGATTATGAATAACAACATGGTGGGCGCGGTTCGGACCGTTTCTGTGGAACGTGGCCATGATCCGCGCGACTTCACACTGGTGCCGTTCGGCGGTGCCGGTCCCTTGCACGGTGTTGCATTGGCAGAACTGCTTGGCATCAATCAGGTCATGGTGCCGCCTGCGCCGGGCTTGCTTTGTGCTGACGGGTTGCTTGCCGCCGATCTTAAAGCGGAATTTACACGTGCTTTGCCGACACCCGGTGCCATTGATCAAAGCGTGGGCGACAGCATTGCCAGCGAGCTGGTCAAAGACGCCACCGCGTGGTTGGAAGAAGAGGGCATTCCGGTGGAGCGCCGTGACATCCAGACCCGCGCATTGCTGCGCTTTCACGGGCAGGGCGGCGAGATTGCCGTTGATTGGGCCGACACACCTGAAGACACCGAAACGCGTTTCAAGCAGGCACACGAAGCCCTTTACGGCTTCATTCTGGACGCTCAGGTTGAACTGGTTACATTGCGCATCGAGGCGGCAGGCCGCACCGAAGCATCGCCGCGCCCCGACCTTGACACCGGTGAAAAGCCAGCGCCGGTCCAATCTCAGATGGTGCATTGGGAGACCGGCGATGTGGACACGCCAATCTATGACCGCGCCACCCTGTGTGCGGGCGTGCGGCTGTCCGGCCCTGCCGTGATCACGCAACTGGATACGACCACGATCATTCCGCCCGGCTGGTCCGCCACCGTGCATCCCTCCGCTGCATTGTTGTTGGAAAAGGAAACAGCATGAGCCAGATCGACGAAATTTTCGACTACATCAAAGAAAACGAAGAAAGCTACGTCGCGCGGGTGATGGAATATGTAAGCCACCCCTCTATTTCCGCCCATAACATCGGGATCAGGGAAGTGGCAGGCATGCTTGTCCATTACCTTAAGGGGCTGGATTTCGACGCCAAGCTGATCGAGACGCCCGGACATCCTTTCGTTCTGGGACACCGTACCGTTGATCCGTCAAAACCAACCGTCCTGCTTTATGGTCACTATGACGTGCAGCCGCCTGATCCGCTTGAGGCTTGGGTCAGTCCTCCGTTTGAACCCGAAGTCCGCGATGGCCGCATCTGGGCGCGCGGCATTGGTGACAATAAGGGGCAGCATTTCGCGCAGCTTCTGGCGATCGAGGCCCATCTGAAGGTCACAGGCACCTTGCCGTGCAACATCATTTTCTGCCTTGAGGGTGAAGAGGAAATCGGCTCCCCACAGATTGCCGACTTTGTGCGCAATCATATGGACGAACTGCAAGCCGACCTTGTCGTGACCTCTGACGGGCCGCTTCATGAAACCGGCCAACCGGTGATTACATTCGGTGTGCGCGGTGTTGCGTCATTTGATCTGGTGGCAAAGGGGGCATCGCGCGATGTGCACTCCGGCAATTTCGGGGGCGTCGTGCCGAACCCGATCTGGACGCTGGTACAGCTGCTGGCAACGATGAAGGACGCTGATGGCAATATCACAGTCGAAGGCATCACAGAACCGGTTATACCTGCCACCAATCTTGAGCTGGACGCCGCATCGCGTCTGCCACTTGATCTGCCGGAGGTGATGAAAGACCTTGGCCTTGAGGCGCTCGACGGCCCGTTGGACCGCCCGTATTGGGACCGTCTGATGTTCCATCCGACACTGACCATCAACGGTTTTCACGGCGGCTACGGCGGTCCGGGCAGCAAGACAGTTCTGCCCAATGAAGCCATCGCGAAATGCGATGTGCGGCTGGTCGAACCCCTGACACCCGATCATGTGTTCGAGCGTATCGAGGCGCATGTCGCCAAGCACGCACCAAATGTCGAGGTGGTCCGCCACAATGGTATGCTGCCTTCCAAAACACCCATGGACACGCCCTTTGCCGCGACGCTGATCAAAGCGGTCGAGCGCGCGCGCGGCGTTGAACCCCTGCTTTATCCGACGGTTGGCGGCAGCCTGCCGGATTACGTCTGGACGAAGATACTGAAGAAGCCGGCTTTTGTTGTGCCCTATGCAAACGCAGACGAGGCCAACCACGCGCCGAACGAAAACCTTGAGGTGGTCCGTTTCATCGACGGTATCCGTACAGGGGCATCCCTGCTGTTCGAACTTGGTCAGTGATGTCGCCTTGGGGATGATACGTGAAAAACGCCGCCTTCTGAATACACCATTTAGAGGCGGCGTATAACCTCAACTCGGACGGAGTTATTGCAGTGCAACCGCGGCGCGGGTGATCAATTTACCTAGTGCCGCAACACGTGCGATGTCACTTCGGCCCTTGCGCGATATGATGCGTAGATCCTGAAATCTTCGCTTTGGCAATTGAATGATTGCCAGATCAGCCTTTCCGGCAAAAGCGTCGACGCCGGATCTTGGCAGAATTGTATATCCAAGACCCTGCGCCACAGGGATCGGAATTTGTCCGATCTGATTTACAAAGGTCCTGACCCGCAAACGGTCAGCGCCTTTGTAGGTGTCTTTAAAGTTCAAAGAAAAAAGATCATCTGCATAGCCGTAAGCATCCGGATGCGCGACAAAGCCAAGCTCATCGAGCATGGGAAGGTGAACTTGTCGTCCGGCGAAGGATCGGGGGACAACCAGACACAGCTCTTCGCGGGTCAAGTCTTGGGCGTCCAGCCTGGGATGGCTTGTCGGCTCTGCGACAATACCAAGGTCAAATGTACCGCTCAGGACCGAGGCAAGAATAGTGGCGTGCGGTGCAGCCGTAACGTTAATAACGAGTTTCGGTGCGCGGTGCATCCGCTCCAGTAGATGTGGATACAGCCACATAGCAATGCTGCCCGAAGATCCGATGCTCACGGTCCCTGCGTCGGGATCATCTGCTTGGATCGCCTCTTGCAATTCCCGTTCTTGCTGACGCCGCGCAACGCCGATGGCCAAAACCGCATCACCGGCAGGGGTCAGCGTGAACGACTTGCCATCCTTTATGATCAGGGGCTTGCCGACCTGAATGGTCAGTTTGTTCAAGTGTTGCGACACGCCGGGTTGCGTCATCCCCAACAACTCAGCCGTGCGCGTGAAGTGTCCGACATCGCACAGTGTCGTGAAGGTGTCCAACCATGTGGCGTTAAGCATGTGTGGTGAATTTATTTATGAAAATCATACCAAATGATAATTTTTTATTCGAGCGCGGTCCAGCTAAATCCTATTCAACACGCATGAAAGGAAACACTATGCTGCCGACGCCCCGCTCGTTCTCTCACATCGGTCTATCTGTCCCGGATCTGGCAAAAGCGATCAGATTCTATAGCGAAGTTCTTGGCTTTTACGTCATAATGGAACCGACGGTCATAATCGAAGACGACAGCGACATCGGTCAGATGTGCATAGATGTTTTTGGCGAAGGGTGGGGGCGCATGCGCATCGCCCATTTGGCAACGGCGGACCGCATCGGGTTTGAATTGTTCGAATTTGAAGGGCACGAGGCACCGCAAGACAATTTGAACTACCGTCAGCACGGCACGTTCCACTTTGCCATTCAAGACCCGAACCTTGAGGATCTATTGGCTAAGATCGTTGCGGCTGGTGGCAAGCAGCGCATGCCGGTGCGGGAATATTTCCCGAACGACAAGCCATATCGCATGGTCTATGTCGAGGACCCTTTTGGTATCGTTTTCGAGCTATATAGCCACAGCTATGAACTGACGTATTCCAATGGCGCATATTCTTGATCCGTCAGCTCATATTTATGAATTGGCAATCGAGGCTGATGCGCCCCGTCGGATACACTGCGGTATCCGACGGTAAGCCCGCGCAATCGCTTTGCTCAGGTCCTTGGCCCCAACCGCTCCATTACGCCCTCTGCCCAACGGTGAGACGCTTCGCCAAAACAATCGTGAAGCGAATCCGCGGCCACGACGCTGCCCAACGCCAACCGCCCCAAAAGGCATAGTCCGCGTGACTGCGCCCCGTCTTTGCCGATAAGTTGACCATTGCCGGCAGTATGTGCAGCAAGGCTATCTGCGATCGGAGACAGTCGTCCTGCTTCCATTAAGCCCACTAGCAGCGGGGGCCGCAAGATCGACAGGTTCGGTGACGGCAGAACAGCATCAATCATAACGTCCGCTTCGATAGAACTCGCATCGTTCTTCAACGTCCAGCCGCCGTTAGTAAGTGCAAAATCAGGGTCGGCAGCGTAGTCCAGATCGACAAGCCCCGCATCAATCAAAGCAGCAAGCTCGCGACTGGATGAGACCGGCGGTCCGTAGGAATACCGCTTGAGCCCCTCGTCAAATGCGACAATCTTTTCTGCGGTTTCAGGCGGGGTCTCGGCAGGGTTATAGCCGCTTCGAAGTTCATCCTGCCATTTTCGCCAGACTTGCCCGACCACGTAGCCGATTGACGGCAGACTTTTGCCCTCTGCCATCGCGATCCCGGCCTGCAAGGTCTCTAATGAACCGCCAGTTTCCTGCGAACCGGGCGAGGACCATTCGGTCTCTAGCCAGTCTGCAACATCGGAGGTGTCCGCATCGCCGCCCACGTCGCGCAAAATCCGGGCTACGACTGGCAAAAGCGCTTCCGTTATAAACTCTTGCGCTCGTTTCGGGGCGGCGGTTGCTGCGTTTTTAATGTTGTCCGAAAAAGCCCATGTCTCTTCGTGCTCCGGTTCAAAGTTCGCATCAATCGCTTCGGTTTCAGGCTTCGGGAAGGGCGGTCTGCCATCCAGCGAAAATGGCAGGATGCACGCTGGTTCATTTCCCGAAGGCAGGTATTTGCCCTGATGAAACTTACCGCCTTGAAGGGTGGTCAGAACACGCAAAACATCAAAAGCCGAAAGAGCCAACCCGCGAATTGCGACAGTGCGGCCCGACCAAGCAGTGGCCTGCGACAGTAGACGTTTCGCCGGATAGGACTGTGCGAGTGTGCCATGCGACGCATCTGCATGTTGCTGCCATTCGGCAAGCTGGTCATCCGGTTCTACATCCGGCTGACCTGGCGATAACAGAACTTCGGCGTACGGCCCGACCCATTCGTCCGCGACGCGCAACATCCAGCCCTCATCCACCTGCTTTAATTCGGACACCTTAGTGGATGAAAGTGTGATCTCCAGTCGCCTTGACGCCTTCAGGTCTGCGTACCTCTCTTCGAGATATCGTCCCAAATCGGCACGCGCTGGAAAGGCATTCGGTCCGGGCGCGTCCTCCAGCCACTCGGCAAAGCTCCCACAACGCGCGAATTTCGGCGGGCGAATTTCGACGTCCCGCATCGGGATGTTGAGTTGACAGACAGCAGGCTCATCAGGGTCAAAATTCGGTCCCGCGCCAAAGGCTGGGAAGGGATCAAAGGCATCGACTTTCAAAGGCGCTGCACCGTCTTCGACGCGCATTGCAAGCGCCTCCAGCGCACCCAACCCGCGCGGCCCCATCCCGATAATCGCTAGACGAGATTGGTTAACCTGTTCGTTCATCTGCTTTCAGCCCTTCAAGCTACCATTTCGAATGTCGCGAGTAACGGTGTAGGCTACGATAGCAGCCGCGATGAATTCGGTGGCATTTCAATGTTCCAATGCAACCGACACCAGCGCGTTCAAGATCTACTCCGATAAAGCTTAACCCGACTGACGTGTCCATGGTTCCGCGCCAAGTGAGTTTACGAAGAATTGATAGACGGACGTGGTCGCGGTGATGAACATGCTGTGTCCGGATTCACCACTGAAACACAGGTTCGAAACCGTCTCGGGCACCAAACCCTGAAGAACCGCATCCTGCTTGAAAATGACTTCCTGCGAAGTGATCTTGAAGCCCAGATCGAAGCATTTGTCGATCACTAACGCTCCTGCGAGAGCATCAACAACGTCACACCTTCCGACGTCGTCTTCGGCAATTGCTGCGCAATACCCTGTCAGGCCATGGAAAGGATCAAACGACAGACACTCACAGCGCGTCGCTTGCATCACCGCGGAGGTTCAGATGGTGGAGCAGCAATGTGCGAACCGCTTCTAGTGGAACATTCAACCAAGAAGCGACAGAATGACGGGCAATGTCACCGCAGAGAACGCGGTTCCGTACAACACCGTTCGTGCAGACAAGGGCACACTGATGCCGGCAGCGCGGGCCATGATATAGACATTGGCGGCGGGGGGCAGGGCACCCATGATAATCGCCGTGGCCACCCAAATCGGATCGAACCCAGAGACGACGATAAAGGCAATCGCAACAGCCAACGGGTGCCCGACAAGCTTTACCGTTAGACATGCCGCGAGACGTGGCTCGACTTTGCCGCCACGGTTGCGCGCCAGCGTCAGGCCGAGAGAGAACAGGGCGGTGGGCGCTGCGGCATTCTGAAAACCTGTCAGGGGCACGTCGATACTGTCTGGCAGGGTCAGGCCGCTTTGCGCGAACAGCAACCCTGCGATGGTCGCAATGATAAAGGGATGGGTAAGAACCTTGCGCAATGGATCAACCAGACGTGACCAGCCCTGTGAGTTGCCCCCGATCATCAGCGGCCAAATCGTAAAGATCAACAAAACATCTGCACAGAAAACAAAAGCCGCGGGGGCGCCAGCCGTCGGGCCAAGCACCGCAACCGTCAGGGCGGGACCCATGTATCCGATATTGGAATAACTTGCGGCAAGCCCGAAAACCGCAGGGTGGTCGCCCGCCGGATTCTTGCGCCCGATCAACCATCCGCTCAGGAACATCAAGCCAGTGACCATCGTGGTTATCGCGAGAAACCCGATGAGTTCGGAAGCACCGGGTGGCACGATGCGTACCGATTGGAAAAGCAAAGCGGGCAGCGCAACATAAAAGGTAAAGGCATCGAGCCAACGCTGTTGTTCTGCACCATGGCGGAGCAGGAGTTGCGCTGCAACGCCGGCAAGTATGTATAGAAAAAACGGGGCAATAAGCCCCAGTCCGACCATCATAGCAACGTTTCCTGTGCATTCGGGTGGGCCGTTGAAATGCGTGGAACGGCTCTATCGTGTCCGCTGTCCATCGCGTAACCGTTCCAAAGTTTCAAGCGGCTGGCATTCAGAACTGCAACTTGGGCGACAAAAATGCCGAGGTGAAATAGCCTTTGAGTGTCTCCATTGCGAGACTGCGCGCCGCGCCGCGGTTGAATGCGAGCCCTACATCCATCGTCGGAATTTCAACATCGGTGGGGACCGTTTCGATCCGACGTCCTTCCAGCGACCAAGGGCGGTACACCATATCCGACAGGATGGTTACGCCCTGACCATTCCCAACAAGCGAGCGGACCGCTTCAACGGAGGATGTGCGCAGCTTCACATTGGGATTCTGATTGTGGCTGTTCCAATATTTCATACTGGAATGGGCCGCCTCGTCGACCGTGAGCATCACGTAAGGTTCCTGTGCAATACGGCTGAGGGGAACGTCACCTTCGTGGCAGAATTCATGGCCTGCCGGCACCCATAGCCGGCGTGGCGACTTGAGAAGTGTCAGGGTTTCAATGCCATCGCGCTGGATATTTGAGGTCAGCGCCAGCGCCATGTCTATCTGGCACCTGAGCAGCTGCTCTTCGATGCTCTGACGGTTCAGTTCAACAATCTGGATGTCGAGACGCGGATAAAGCTGGCTAAGCCGCCCCAAATGATAGGGCAAGAAGTAACCGATGACCGTATAGGACGCGGCAACAGTGAGCGTTCCGGTAACCTCGTTGCTGCCGCGATCAAATTCATGGGCGGCATCGATTCGCTCCAGAATATCTCTGGCCGCATGCAGGAATTGCCGCCCGTCCTTGGTCAGATCCATCCCCTGCGCGCGCCGTTGAAAAAGCGAAACGCCTAAAATTGCCTCAAGTTCGCGCACAGAACTGGTGACAGATGACTGCGAAATTGAGAGAAGTTTTGCTGCGCGGCTCACTTGCCCGGTTTCGGCAGTGGCGACAAAGTACTTCAAGTGCTTGAAATTCATGACTTCTCTACTTTTTTCTAACGGCGCTCCCTAATGATATCTGAAAAAATGATAATGCGTCAGCGAAAAAAAGAAATTCCAATTACGCGAATTCTGAACATCAATGTGAGGGCATAAACGAGAGGGCGACGGCGTGAAGCAAGTAGTAGATCTGAACTGCGATATGGGCGAGGGATTTGGTCAATGGGTCCTTGGTGACGCGCCGGATGACCAGATCATGAAGATCATCAGTTCCGCTAACATTGCGGCTGGATTTCACGCTGGTGACGCGAACTCAATGAACCGCGTGGTGAAGTTGGCACAGGCACATGGCGTCGGTGTCGGTGCGCATCCGGGCTATGCCGATTTGCAAGGTTTCGGGCGCCGTTACATCAACACTGATTCCGCCGAATTGATTAATGACATTCTTTATCAGATCGGTGCGATCCGCGAATTCGGGCGGCGCTACGGTGCACCGTTGCAGCACGTTAAACTTCACGGCGCGCTGTATATGGAAGCCGCGACAAACGATGACCTTTCAGAAATGCTGGTGGATACCTTGCAGGTCACAAGCCCTGATGCCCTGCTGTTTTGCATGGGCATTTCCAAAACCTACGCCGCCGCAAAGCGGGCAGGGCATCCGGTCATTCGCGAATTCTATGCCGACCGCGATTACGATAATTCCGGCTCTATCGTGTTCACACGTCAGGTCGGTCGGCCTGATCCGGCCAAGATCGCAGAAAAATGCGTAAAAGCATGCCAAACCGGCAAAGTCACAACGGTAGAAGGCGATGAGATGGACATCGAGTTTGAATCGATTTGCTTCCACTCGGACACGCCCGGTGCTCTTAGCATGGGACAGGCGATCAGATCGGGCTTGTCGGACGCAGGCATACGCATCGCGACAGCTGCCGAAGTTGCAAAAACACTCTCGTAAAGAAATCAGACAAGGAGACTACTATGGCGCAGGTCATGTCCCCCGTTCCGGGCACTTTCTACACTCAGGCTTCTCCCGAAGAACCGACATACAAATCCAAAGGTGACAGCGTTGCCGTAGGCGACACCATCGGTTTGGTGGAGGTGATGAAGACATTCATCGAAATCAAGGCAGAGACAGCCGGTACGTTCGACAGCTATCTTGTGGAAAATGGTGCCGCCGTCACGGCCGGTGAAGCGCTTGCGCAGCTGGAGGAATAAGAATGCCAATCCAGCGCATGTTCATTGCCAACCGTGGCGAGATCGCGGTGCGGATTATTCACGCGGCGCAGGCGATGGGTGTTCACACGATCCAAGCCTATTCAGAAGCGGACGCGGATATGCTGGCGGTGCGTTTGGCTGATGAGTCCGTATGCATCGGGCCTGCGCAAGCGGCGCAATCCTATCTGAACGTCGATGCCGTCGTAGCGGCAGCAAAGGCTGCCAAAGCAGATGCTGTGCATCCGGGCTATGGATTTCTGGCCGAAAACGCCGGCTTTGTCCGGGCGCTGACTGCTGCTGGTATCACCTTTGTCGGGCCTTCCGCCGATACAATTGACAGGATGGGCGATAAAGTTGCCGCGCGACAGGCGGCGCAGTCCGCAGGTGTGCCTGTGGTTCCGGGGTCGAAAGGGCGCTTGGAGACAACCGACGAAGCCGTGAAAGTGGCATCAGAGGTTGGATACCCCGTGATGATCAAGGCTGCAGCTGGCGGCGGCGGCAAGGGTATTCGCATCGCGCAAAACGAAGACGAATTGCGCAAGATGGCCCCGCAAGCGCAGGCCGAGGCCGCCGCTTCTTTCGGGGATGGCGGGCTATATTTGGAACGTGCAATTCAGTCCCCACGCCACATCGAAGTGCAGATCATGGGCGACGGCAAGGACGCGGTGCACTACTTTGAGCGCGAATGTTCGATGCAGCGCCGCCGTCAGAAGGTCTGGGAGGAGGCGGGTGCCGCCTGTCTGGATGAGGAAACGCGCAAACATCTGTGCGACACTGCTGTGTCGCTGGCCAAAGCGGTCAACTATGTGGGTGCCGGCACTCTCGAATACCTCTATGACGGCGTTACCAAAGAGTTTTTCTTTATCGAGATGAACACACGGATTCAGGTGGAACACCCTGTGACCGAAATGTTGACCGGCACAGATCTTGTCCAAGAGATGATACATGTTTGCGGTGGTGGAAAGCTCCGCCAACAGCAGTCGGACATCACCCGCTCTGGTCATGCGATCGAGGTCCGGCTGAATGCCGAAGATCCGCTGATGCAATTCATGCCGTTTCCGGGACAGGTCACAGGTCTGACAGTGCCTGAGGGCAAGGGTATCCGCTTTGATCACTTTTTATACGAAGGCTATCAAATTCCACCGTTTTACGACTCACTTTTGGGCAAGTTGATCGTCCATGCACCCGACCGTGCTGCGGCCATTGACTTGATGGTGACCGCGCTCGAAGGGCTTGAAATCGAAGGTGTCAAAACAACCAAGCCGCTGCATTTGGCGCTCGCAAATGATGCTGCGGTCCGGGCGGACGACTTTCATACTCAATGGCTTGAGCCGTGGCTGGCTGCGGGCAACCTGACTTCAACGCGCTAATCATTGGAGGGATACCATGAAGACACGTTATACCTATGGCGGCGATGAACATATCTATGTCGAGATGGACGATGAAATGTCACTCGATGCGTTTTTCAAATCGCTTTCGATGAGCAACGCTGTGCGCGATGCAAAAATTGAGGGGGTCACCGAAATTTGCCCTGCGAACGCTTCGTTTCAGGTGCGGTTTGATCCTGATGTGATCGCGCCGGACGACATGATGGCAAAGGTCAAAGAGCTGGAGCATCGTGCCGAAGACGCAGAGAAACGTCTGAAAACCCGCATCATCGAGATACCGGTCTACTATCAGGATCCTTGGACCCATGAGACGCTGATGCGTTTCCGCGAACGCCATCAGGACCCGTCCGGTAGCGATCTGGACTACGCCGCACGGATCAACGGTTTCGACAGTGTCGACGCCTTTATCGAGGCGCATCATGCACAGCCGTGGTTCGTATCCATGGTTGGTTTCGTCGCGGGGCTCCCGTTCTTGTACCAGTTGGTCGACCGGGAAAAGCAGCTGCAGGTACCGAAATATCTGCGGCCCCGAACGGATACACCAAAACAGACCGTTGGCTATGGAGGCTGCTTTTCTTGC
The Sulfitobacter noctilucicola genome window above contains:
- a CDS encoding hydantoinase/oxoprolinase family protein, with translation MPSSDMTFDPSYAVAVDIGGTFTDISLLDRTSGQVWRAKTPSTPVDPSQAFMTGVNAVLGDAGIDASVLDQVLHGTTVATNMILENKGAKTALVTTRGFRHVLEIGRQDIPRHANLFTWVKPRRPVPASRIHEIDERIGTGGVVMTPLDEDCVAKVAEAIRAQNVEAVAVCLVHAYANADHEKRVTELLRAALPDVDVTCSTDVLPVVREFERSLATVLNAGVMPGVSTYVERLENRLSEANVASPLLLMQSNGGVAGTAAIRTAPALTALSGPAAGVVGACDVAGACGIKDIITVDIGGTSADICLIRDGVVGLTQSGKVGDWPLSLPMVDMVTIGAGGGSIAQVADETLAVGPHSAGARPGPAAYGHGGTQATVTDAHVALGHLPVSLLGGEMSLDQEAALKVVDDNVAGPLGLERHDAARGILAIMNNNMVGAVRTVSVERGHDPRDFTLVPFGGAGPLHGVALAELLGINQVMVPPAPGLLCADGLLAADLKAEFTRALPTPGAIDQSVGDSIASELVKDATAWLEEEGIPVERRDIQTRALLRFHGQGGEIAVDWADTPEDTETRFKQAHEALYGFILDAQVELVTLRIEAAGRTEASPRPDLDTGEKPAPVQSQMVHWETGDVDTPIYDRATLCAGVRLSGPAVITQLDTTTIIPPGWSATVHPSAALLLEKETA
- a CDS encoding M20/M25/M40 family metallo-hydrolase — its product is MSQIDEIFDYIKENEESYVARVMEYVSHPSISAHNIGIREVAGMLVHYLKGLDFDAKLIETPGHPFVLGHRTVDPSKPTVLLYGHYDVQPPDPLEAWVSPPFEPEVRDGRIWARGIGDNKGQHFAQLLAIEAHLKVTGTLPCNIIFCLEGEEEIGSPQIADFVRNHMDELQADLVVTSDGPLHETGQPVITFGVRGVASFDLVAKGASRDVHSGNFGGVVPNPIWTLVQLLATMKDADGNITVEGITEPVIPATNLELDAASRLPLDLPEVMKDLGLEALDGPLDRPYWDRLMFHPTLTINGFHGGYGGPGSKTVLPNEAIAKCDVRLVEPLTPDHVFERIEAHVAKHAPNVEVVRHNGMLPSKTPMDTPFAATLIKAVERARGVEPLLYPTVGGSLPDYVWTKILKKPAFVVPYANADEANHAPNENLEVVRFIDGIRTGASLLFELGQ
- a CDS encoding LysR family transcriptional regulator translates to MLNATWLDTFTTLCDVGHFTRTAELLGMTQPGVSQHLNKLTIQVGKPLIIKDGKSFTLTPAGDAVLAIGVARRQQERELQEAIQADDPDAGTVSIGSSGSIAMWLYPHLLERMHRAPKLVINVTAAPHATILASVLSGTFDLGIVAEPTSHPRLDAQDLTREELCLVVPRSFAGRQVHLPMLDELGFVAHPDAYGYADDLFSLNFKDTYKGADRLRVRTFVNQIGQIPIPVAQGLGYTILPRSGVDAFAGKADLAIIQLPKRRFQDLRIISRKGRSDIARVAALGKLITRAAVALQ
- a CDS encoding lactoylglutathione lyase family protein, which produces MLPTPRSFSHIGLSVPDLAKAIRFYSEVLGFYVIMEPTVIIEDDSDIGQMCIDVFGEGWGRMRIAHLATADRIGFELFEFEGHEAPQDNLNYRQHGTFHFAIQDPNLEDLLAKIVAAGGKQRMPVREYFPNDKPYRMVYVEDPFGIVFELYSHSYELTYSNGAYS
- a CDS encoding FAD/NAD(P)-binding protein, encoding MNEQVNQSRLAIIGMGPRGLGALEALAMRVEDGAAPLKVDAFDPFPAFGAGPNFDPDEPAVCQLNIPMRDVEIRPPKFARCGSFAEWLEDAPGPNAFPARADLGRYLEERYADLKASRRLEITLSSTKVSELKQVDEGWMLRVADEWVGPYAEVLLSPGQPDVEPDDQLAEWQQHADASHGTLAQSYPAKRLLSQATAWSGRTVAIRGLALSAFDVLRVLTTLQGGKFHQGKYLPSGNEPACILPFSLDGRPPFPKPETEAIDANFEPEHEETWAFSDNIKNAATAAPKRAQEFITEALLPVVARILRDVGGDADTSDVADWLETEWSSPGSQETGGSLETLQAGIAMAEGKSLPSIGYVVGQVWRKWQDELRSGYNPAETPPETAEKIVAFDEGLKRYSYGPPVSSSRELAALIDAGLVDLDYAADPDFALTNGGWTLKNDASSIEADVMIDAVLPSPNLSILRPPLLVGLMEAGRLSPIADSLAAHTAGNGQLIGKDGAQSRGLCLLGRLALGSVVAADSLHDCFGEASHRWAEGVMERLGPRT
- a CDS encoding AEC family transporter — its product is MMVGLGLIAPFFLYILAGVAAQLLLRHGAEQQRWLDAFTFYVALPALLFQSVRIVPPGASELIGFLAITTMVTGLMFLSGWLIGRKNPAGDHPAVFGLAASYSNIGYMGPALTVAVLGPTAGAPAAFVFCADVLLIFTIWPLMIGGNSQGWSRLVDPLRKVLTHPFIIATIAGLLFAQSGLTLPDSIDVPLTGFQNAAAPTALFSLGLTLARNRGGKVEPRLAACLTVKLVGHPLAVAIAFIVVSGFDPIWVATAIIMGALPPAANVYIMARAAGISVPLSARTVLYGTAFSAVTLPVILSLLG
- a CDS encoding LysR family transcriptional regulator, translated to MNFKHLKYFVATAETGQVSRAAKLLSISQSSVTSSVRELEAILGVSLFQRRAQGMDLTKDGRQFLHAARDILERIDAAHEFDRGSNEVTGTLTVAASYTVIGYFLPYHLGRLSQLYPRLDIQIVELNRQSIEEQLLRCQIDMALALTSNIQRDGIETLTLLKSPRRLWVPAGHEFCHEGDVPLSRIAQEPYVMLTVDEAAHSSMKYWNSHNQNPNVKLRTSSVEAVRSLVGNGQGVTILSDMVYRPWSLEGRRIETVPTDVEIPTMDVGLAFNRGAARSLAMETLKGYFTSAFLSPKLQF
- a CDS encoding 5-oxoprolinase subunit PxpA encodes the protein MKQVVDLNCDMGEGFGQWVLGDAPDDQIMKIISSANIAAGFHAGDANSMNRVVKLAQAHGVGVGAHPGYADLQGFGRRYINTDSAELINDILYQIGAIREFGRRYGAPLQHVKLHGALYMEAATNDDLSEMLVDTLQVTSPDALLFCMGISKTYAAAKRAGHPVIREFYADRDYDNSGSIVFTRQVGRPDPAKIAEKCVKACQTGKVTTVEGDEMDIEFESICFHSDTPGALSMGQAIRSGLSDAGIRIATAAEVAKTLS
- a CDS encoding acetyl-CoA carboxylase, which produces MAQVMSPVPGTFYTQASPEEPTYKSKGDSVAVGDTIGLVEVMKTFIEIKAETAGTFDSYLVENGAAVTAGEALAQLEE